The stretch of DNA TCTGGTCATCATCGATGATCTAGGGATCCTACCGATTGGTGAGAACGACTCCGAAGCGCTCTATCGCGTCGTCGAGACCTGTTATGAGACCACCTCGTTGATAGTGACCTCTAACTTTGGACTCGCTTCCTTTGATGAGATCCTCAACCCAAGATCGATTGCTGCAGCGCTTGTCGACCGCCTGGCTCACCATGCCCATCTCATAGAGACGACCGGCGAGTCCATCCGACTCTCACAGGCTCTCTCGGGCAAGGGGGTGATGCCCCTCTAACACCAATCCCAAATGAAAGCTTGGTGCGACACGCTCTTCAAGTGGCGCCTTCACCCGTGCAAAACTAGTGTCCGTCACCGTGCAACTTAGGTGTCCGTGAGCATGCAGGTTGAGATGTCCCTTGACAGATAGCGATGATTTCTACTGGTGTTACAGCACTGGTAGCCTTGTCAGTAAGCCGTTGGCAGAACAAGCCCCAGCCCTGTTCGAGAATTGACCTGTTAAGTCCGGACTTTGCCTTAACGTTCTTGCCAGGCTTGTCTTTCGTTCCTTTGGCTGACTTGGTCATGTTTTTAATCTTTAGTCCTGATGAGCTAGCGCACACCACAGATGCATGTAATGCTTGTGCTATCCTTTGTACATCTGAAGAAACAGGTGCCAATTACTTCGAGAGCCACAACGATCCAACTGTTCAGGTAAAGCGACTGAGCAAGCGGATTGAAGCTCTCGGGTTTGAGGTCACCGTAACCGAGAGGGTTGCCTAGGCCAGAGCATCTCACAACGCAAAGACCAGCTCGCATCGTCGGATGCTTAGGTTTTGTCGTCCCAATTCTCCAGGTGGTGGGGCATTACACTTTAGTGTCTCTAGTGAGATCAAGTCATAGTCGCGCACCAGATCGGTTGTGGTCCACTCGATCCAGTCTTTACGTCGGTCTACTTCTTTGGCTGCGAGCTTAGCTATGGCTAGTTTGGTGGCCTTATAGCGGTTGGAGCCCTTGACTTGTCTGGCGAGCCTCCTCTGTAAGCGTCTCTTGCGTTGATGCTCTCCTTTGGTGAGAAGTTCTGGCATATCGAGAAACTCACCGTTAGACGTAGCCACCGTAATCGCGATGCCCATGTCAATACCAATGACGAACCCTGTTGACTTGCGCTCAATCTGTGGAGCTAGACGTGTGAAACTAACAAACCATCTGCCAGAACGATCCAGGGTGACTCTGGCAGACGATGCTGTTTCGATGTCACTCCATTCACGAGTGACGCGGAATTTGACCCATCCGCACTTAGGAACGAATACCTGACCCCATCTACGATTAATGCACCTTACAGACAGATCTCGTACAGCAAAACCTTCATTGATGCCAGCCTTGTGCCAAGTCGGACGTCCAAAGTGATCTGGTCTCTTCCACCAGTTTTGAAACGCCTGGCTTAGGTCTCGAAGAGCTTGCTGCTGGACTGCGGCAGAACCTTCCTTGAGCCATGTCTCTTTACGAGCTTCGGCAAGTTCTAGCATCCCAAGAATGGGTAGTGATCTTTTGTGATCGTTCGCGTCTCCGCAAGTTGTGTTGTTCGAGAGCGAGATTCCAGACATAGCGAGCATCGGAGCAGTGACGCGCAAGAACAGGTAGTTCCTGTTCTCCTGGGTACAGGCGCTCACGAATGCTCATGCTCGTAGTATTGGCCGAGGGTCTGACAGTCTTGACGGATACGGAGAAATCCAGCTCAGCATGCGCCTATCCATCCCCGCCCTCACAGACGGGGTCTTCCGGCGCTCTTTGATAAACTCAGGCCTCTCGCAACAGAGGCTCGATCTCAGGAGGTGCAGCTTTTAGGCCGGTGGGTCAAATCGACCATCGGCTGCGAGCCAACCACCGTCGACGACCAGATACGAGCCGGTGACGTACGAGCTCGCATCAGACGCTAGAAAAACAACTGCTCCTACCATCTCTGATGGTTGTGCCCACCTCCCCAGCATGGTCTTATCTCGATATGCCTCATACCAGCTCGTATTACTTTTGATCTGTTCGGTCAGCGGAGTCTCAACAACACCAGGAGCGATTGCATTGGCTCGCACTCCTTGGGGTCCAAGCTCAGCTGCCAGAACCTTAAGCATCTGAAGTACCCCTGCCTTCGTCGCCGCATAGACCGCCTGGCCAGGCTCCACAACCTGGGCACGGATACTCGAGAACGCGATAATGCTGCCGCCACCATTGGCCGCCATCGCACGCCCGAAATCTCGCATCACACGAAAGTTGCCCTTGAGATTGATCTCGATCACTCGGTCAAACTCGTCATCACTGACCTCGGTAATACGTTTACGTACGTTGATGGCAGGCGTCGACACAACGATGTCAGGTATACCGAAGGTCGACAACAGATTGGAGCTTGCTCCAGGATCAGCGACGTCAAAGTGAAACGACCGGGCTCCGGAGATATCGGCCGCGACTTTCGCAATCGCTTCATCATTGATATCGGCACACCAAACCTCGGCTCCAAAGGCAGCCAACCCCTTAGCCGAGGCGGCCCCTATCCCACTTCCGGCTCCGATCACCAACGCACGCTTCCCACTCAGATCAAATAGTCGTGCAAACTCCTCCATAACCCCTCCTTCGTAATGTCTCTACCTTATCCCCGGTTCATATAGCCTGGGAGTACGCACCCAATGTCAATTAACCAATAGACACCAAACGACGCACTTTCGCACTTGTGCGAACAGAGAAGAGGAACCGCCGTGGACGACGACCGACTTATCACAATCGACACCCTTATGAACAGCATCGAGCAACGAGCCGTGCAGCTCCCTGGAGCAGATCCGGTACCAACCTGTCCAGAGTGGGATGTGAACGCACTGATTAATCACCTTGCGATCGTCCTCTCCCGGATGAGGATTCGAATCGAGACCAACGCCGATCCAGATCCAGATGCGATGCCATCGACACCTCCTAATGGTATGACGGCACCAGAGTGGCTCTCGTTGAGCTACCGGGAACTTAAAACAACGTTCCTAAACCATGAACCAGAAGATCCGGCATGGAACTGGACTGGAGAGAATCAGATCGTAGGTTGGTACATCCGTCGACTCGCCCACGAACTCGCCATTCACCTCATTGATCTAGACGCCGCCTCGCCCTCATCCACGCCACCCGAAGAACTTGGTATCGATGCAGCGTTAGCTGCTGATGGGCTCGATGAGTTGCTCACCGTGTTCCTGCCGACGCGCAGCCCACGAAGCACTCATCCCATGGAGCATCACGTGCTCGCACTGACCCCTACAGAAAGCCCAGGGCAGCCTTGGTATGTCGAACTCAACGGCCTCGAGATCTCGGCCGGACACGACGAGAGACCGGCAGATGCCACCATCAAGGGAAGCAGCGTTGCGCTCTATCTCTTTGGTTGGAATCGTCCTGCAGAAGGACTCACCACCACTGGAGACTCCACCGCAATCCAAGACTTCTCGAGCATTCCCCGCTGATCTACTGGAAGAATATCGCATCTAATCACCGCGCCGTCGGTTAACACTGCGAGATTGTCATCGAACTGGGCCGAGCGTCGTGTCGCCCAACGGTGGCGGCGATGCCCTTCGTTGAATTTTCCAAACTTTTCTCTGGCGGCTCTGCACGGATGAGCACCTCGGTCATCTGCGCTAGGCGAGGGATTCCACTACCACAGATAGCAATAGTTCCAGCACGCGAGTAGTACACTCTGTGCGCCGTCGAGATGCTACCGAGAGGATATCGCAGAATACAAGCGCTGTCATCGCCAGACGTCCTACACCAGTTAGGCTACAAAGATGGGGTTAACCGGCCAAAGGCGACTGAGGCAGATAGCGTCGTTGGCTCTTTTGCCGCTGATTGCACTCCTGGCGAGCTGTGGTTCGCCAGGGGCAACGCCAATCGCCAAGCCCGTAGTTCAAAACAAAACCCCTGGAAAGCTGCTTGCTACAAAATTCCCGACGATCAAGCTGGCTTCGGCGGTAGCGATCAACTGGGGGAACTCGCCGAATTTAAACCTTCAAGGAGCGAAACTGATCACTAGATTCGGAGTGACCTACATAACCGAATTGGTTGGAGCAAAAAGTCAGCTATTTGTCCGAACTACACCCAAGTCGAGCTGGGACAACCTTGGAAACCTACCTGGCGATGTTGTGCAGTTAGATTTTCCAAGTCCCAACGACGGATTCGCCCTTGCCGAGACCAATGGTCCAGGCTCGGTCCTTGACTTATATTCGACCTCTGACGCTGGTAGGTCATGGAAGCCGGTCACTAGCGCTTCATTCATACAGGTCCATTTTTTCAACTCCCGAGACGGTATTGCCCTATTTGGCGCCTCCTCGA from Ferrimicrobium acidiphilum DSM 19497 encodes:
- a CDS encoding RNA-guided endonuclease InsQ/TnpB family protein; the protein is MSACTQENRNYLFLRVTAPMLAMSGISLSNNTTCGDANDHKRSLPILGMLELAEARKETWLKEGSAAVQQQALRDLSQAFQNWWKRPDHFGRPTWHKAGINEGFAVRDLSVRCINRRWGQVFVPKCGWVKFRVTREWSDIETASSARVTLDRSGRWFVSFTRLAPQIERKSTGFVIGIDMGIAITVATSNGEFLDMPELLTKGEHQRKRRLQRRLARQVKGSNRYKATKLAIAKLAAKEVDRRKDWIEWTTTDLVRDYDLISLETLKCNAPPPGELGRQNLSIRRCELVFAL
- a CDS encoding SDR family NAD(P)-dependent oxidoreductase, with the translated sequence MEEFARLFDLSGKRALVIGAGSGIGAASAKGLAAFGAEVWCADINDEAIAKVAADISGARSFHFDVADPGASSNLLSTFGIPDIVVSTPAINVRKRITEVSDDEFDRVIEINLKGNFRVMRDFGRAMAANGGGSIIAFSSIRAQVVEPGQAVYAATKAGVLQMLKVLAAELGPQGVRANAIAPGVVETPLTEQIKSNTSWYEAYRDKTMLGRWAQPSEMVGAVVFLASDASSYVTGSYLVVDGGWLAADGRFDPPA
- a CDS encoding maleylpyruvate isomerase family mycothiol-dependent enzyme, whose translation is MDDDRLITIDTLMNSIEQRAVQLPGADPVPTCPEWDVNALINHLAIVLSRMRIRIETNADPDPDAMPSTPPNGMTAPEWLSLSYRELKTTFLNHEPEDPAWNWTGENQIVGWYIRRLAHELAIHLIDLDAASPSSTPPEELGIDAALAADGLDELLTVFLPTRSPRSTHPMEHHVLALTPTESPGQPWYVELNGLEISAGHDERPADATIKGSSVALYLFGWNRPAEGLTTTGDSTAIQDFSSIPR